In Alphaproteobacteria bacterium, the sequence TCGCCAAGGCGCTTTCCGACGTCCTGCGCCAGCCCGTCGTGGTGCTGAATCAGCCGGGGGCGGGCGGCCGCATCGGCACACGCCGCGTCGCCTCGGCGGAGCCGGATGGCTACACCCTGCTGTGGGGCAGCGGCAGCACCCTCGCGGTCGCGCCGATCCTCTATCCGGGCCAGGACTACCTGAGATCGCTCGTGCCGGTCAGCGTGGGCGCGCTGCAGCCCTTCATCTTCGTGACCTCGCCGGCGACCGGCGCCAGGTCGATCGAAGAGCTCGTCGCCCTGGCGCGGCGCAAGCCCGACGCGCTGAACTTCGCGTCGGCCGGTGCCGGCTCGAGCAATCACCTGCTCGGCGAAATCTTCATGTCGGCGACCACGACCAGGTTCGTGCACGTTCCCTACAAGGGCGCGACCTCGGCGCGCGACGCCGTGATCAGGGGCGACGCACAGCTGATGAACGAGGTGCTGGCGCCGCTGCTGGCGCAAGTCAGGACAGGGCAGCTGGTGCCGCTGCTGATCACCAGCGCGACGCGCGATCCAGGGCAGCCCGACGTTCCGACGACCGCCGAGGCGGGCCTAGCCGATCTGGCCATCACCGGCTTCTTCGGCCTCATGGCGCCACCCGGCACGCCAACGGACGTCGTGGCCACGCTGAACGCCGCGATGAGGAAGGCATTGGCCTCGGACGCGCTGCGCAAGTCGTTCGACGCCATGAGCTTCGAGGTCGGCAGCGGTTCCGCCGAGGACCTCGCCGCCATCATCGCGCGCGGCCGCGCGCGCTACGGCCGCATCGTCCTCGAGCGCGGCATCCGCGTCGACTGAGGCCGGACGATGAAGCTCTACCTCACCCCGCATGCCTGTTCGCTCGCCGTCGACATCGTCGCGCGCGAGCTCGGCATCGCGCTCGACCTCGAATGGGTCGACGTGCGCGCCAAGCGGCTGCGCGACGGCGCCGACTACTTCGCCGTCAATCCGAAGGGGCAGGTTCCTGTCCTGGAGCTGCCCGACGGCCAGCGGCTCACCGAAGGGCCCGTCATCGTCCAGTATCTCGCCGATCTGCGTCCCGGCAGCGGTCTGCTGGCGGCCGCGACGAGCATGGAGCGCTATCGCGTCCTCGAGTGGCTGAACTTCATCGGTTCGGAGCTGCACAAGGGCTTCACGCCGCTTTTTCGTCCGACCACGCCCGCCGAATACCGGTCGATCGCGCGGCAGAACCTCGAAGGCCGTCTGAAATGGCTCAACGAGCAACTGTCCGATCGGCAGTTCCTGACCGGCCCGACGTTCACTGTCGCGGACGCCTACTGCTACACGATCGTCATGTGGACCAGGCTGCACGACATCGACCTCGCGCAGTGGCCCAACGTCGAAGCGTATGTCGCGCGCATCGCCGCACGTCCGAGCGTCAAGGCCGCCGAGCAGGCGGAGCGCGAAGCAGCTTGAGACGGTCGCGGGGGAATGGTCGCATGAAGCTCTACCACGAAGTCCGCGGCTGCTCGCTCGCTGTCGACATCGTCGCGCGCGAGCTCGGGATCCCGCTCGAGCTGGTCTGGGTCGACGTGCCGCGCAAGAAGCTGCCCGACGGCTCTGACTACTACAGGATCAATCCGAAGGGCCAGGTGCCCACCCTGGAACTGCCCGATGGCCAGCACCTCAGCGAAGGCGCTGTCATCATGCAGTACCTCGCCGATCAGTGCCCCGGCAGCGACTTGATCGCGCCGGCCGGCACGCTCGAGCGCTATCGCATCATGGAATGGATGAGCTTCATCGCATCGGACCTCCACAAGGGTGCGTTCATGCCGCTCATCAAGAAGGCGACGCCGGCGAACTATCGCCCCATCGCGCGACAGCTGGTGCTGAATCGCCTGCAGTGGCTCAACGAGCATCTGGCCGATCGCGATTACCTGACCGGCTCGACATTCACCATCGCCGACGCCCATTGCTACACGATCGCGATGTGGACCGCGTACCAGGGAATCGACGTCTCGTCCTGGCCGCATCTGCAGGCCTACCTCGCGCGCATCGGCGCGCGCCCGAGCGTGATCGCCGCGAAGGAGGCCGAGCGCCGCGAAGCCGAGGCGGCGGCGCTGCGCCCGTCCGGCGCTGTCGGCTCGCCGGTCACGCCGGCCGCTACCGT encodes:
- the gstA gene encoding glutathione transferase GstA, which gives rise to MKLYLTPHACSLAVDIVARELGIALDLEWVDVRAKRLRDGADYFAVNPKGQVPVLELPDGQRLTEGPVIVQYLADLRPGSGLLAAATSMERYRVLEWLNFIGSELHKGFTPLFRPTTPAEYRSIARQNLEGRLKWLNEQLSDRQFLTGPTFTVADAYCYTIVMWTRLHDIDLAQWPNVEAYVARIAARPSVKAAEQAEREAA
- the gstA gene encoding glutathione transferase GstA — protein: MKLYHEVRGCSLAVDIVARELGIPLELVWVDVPRKKLPDGSDYYRINPKGQVPTLELPDGQHLSEGAVIMQYLADQCPGSDLIAPAGTLERYRIMEWMSFIASDLHKGAFMPLIKKATPANYRPIARQLVLNRLQWLNEHLADRDYLTGSTFTIADAHCYTIAMWTAYQGIDVSSWPHLQAYLARIGARPSVIAAKEAERREAEAAALRPSGAVGSPVTPAATV
- a CDS encoding tripartite tricarboxylate transporter substrate binding protein, producing MPILRALAVLLALALSAPALAAPYPDRPVTIVIPFEAGGSTDVSARVVAKALSDVLRQPVVVLNQPGAGGRIGTRRVASAEPDGYTLLWGSGSTLAVAPILYPGQDYLRSLVPVSVGALQPFIFVTSPATGARSIEELVALARRKPDALNFASAGAGSSNHLLGEIFMSATTTRFVHVPYKGATSARDAVIRGDAQLMNEVLAPLLAQVRTGQLVPLLITSATRDPGQPDVPTTAEAGLADLAITGFFGLMAPPGTPTDVVATLNAAMRKALASDALRKSFDAMSFEVGSGSAEDLAAIIARGRARYGRIVLERGIRVD